A genomic region of Zea mays cultivar B73 chromosome 6, Zm-B73-REFERENCE-NAM-5.0, whole genome shotgun sequence contains the following coding sequences:
- the LOC100283959 gene encoding dof domain, zinc finger family protein, with the protein MLSSHRESLLPYAPGRRAAVLLDHRRYRPNVEVAPSCPRCDSPNTKFCYYNNYSLSQPRYFCKGCRRYWTKGGSLRNVPVGGGCRKNRSRGKPVRAVAVDSVAPSSGGAAAFTHRASASSSSASPATLRPDMLLEGMLGSPSELCQLTVTDDDAAENPAVAPDGPRIDLALLYAKFLNQQPPAPERRAVLPESLVVDTLSGSSSSDVGPVVPSRDHQPFTTQDDGLGELSAAASAEPSAPPPQSSSCAEALIGAFGMDQRCYDSLGLPPDGGDLVLPSTWPLLGAKYELFDPLPEDAVSLQDGFAGDEDVWSGALACQGLEAALCRP; encoded by the coding sequence ATGCTGTCTTCTCACCGCGAGAGCCTGCTGCCCTACGCGCCGGGGCGGCGGGCGGCGGTGCTGCTCGACCACCGGCGGTACCGCCCGAACGTCGAGGTGGCGCCCAGCTGCCCGCGCTGCGACTCGCCCAACACCAAGTTCTGCTACTACAACAACTACAGCCTCAGCCAGCCCCGCTACTTCTGCAAGGGCTGCCGCCGCTACTGGACCAAGGGCGGCTCCCTCCGCAACGTgcccgtcggcggcgggtgcCGGAAGAACCGCAGCAGGGGCAAGCCGGTCCGAGCCGTGGCCGTCGATTCCGTGGCGCCCAGCAGCGGTGGCGCGGCGGCGTTCACGCACCGGGcgtcggcgtcgtcgtcgtcggcgtCCCCCGCCACGCTGCGGCCGGACATGCTACTGGAAGGCATGCTCGGCAGCCCAAGCGAGCTGTGCCAGCTGACGGTGACGGACGACGACGCAGCGGAAAACCCGGCTGTGGCGCCCGATGGACCCAGGATCGACCTGGCGTTGCTGTACGCCAAGTTCTTGAACCAACAGCCGCCGGCGCCCGAGCGGCGCGCCGTCCTGCCGGAATCGCTCGTCGTCGACACCTTGAGCGGGTCGTCGTCGAGCGACGTGGGTCCCGTCGTCCCATCGCGGGATCATCAGCCGTTCACGACGCAAGACGACGGGCTGGGCGAGCTGTCCGCGGCGGCGAGCGCAGAGCCGAGCGCTCCTCCGCCACAGTCGTCGTCGTGTGCGGAGGCGCTTATTGGGGCGTTCGGCATGGACCAGCGCTGCTACGACTCTCTGGGTTTGCCACCAGACGGCGGGGATCTAGTCCTACCGTCGACGTGGCCTCTTCTTGGGGCCAAGTACGAGCTGTTCGATCCGCTACCTGAGGACGCCGTGAGCCTTCAGGACGGCTTCGCCGGCGACGAGGACGTGTGGAGCGGCGCCTTGGCTTGTCAAGGGCTGGAAGCAGCTCTCTGCAGGCCGTAA